In the genome of Budorcas taxicolor isolate Tak-1 chromosome 7, Takin1.1, whole genome shotgun sequence, the window CCAGTTTCCAGCCCATATCAAAGGTGTCCAGCCCGCCTCAACAGTGTGAGATGGTGGGCTGCTTTCAGTGGCCGAAGAGAAGGCCAGCAAGCGAAAGTCTAGGCTTAGTCATTGGACAGACTAACTTCAAACCCCATGTTAATGCCTCTTAAACCTGTTTCCTTACCTGCAAGAAGATAAAACCACACAACTGTGTGGGTTTTACGTGAAATGTTCTATGTAAAAACACTTAAGTCCTTTTCTAGAGCAGTGAGGGGAGACAAATTTTATGTGATATAAGGAGAAACCTCAGGAACAGAGGGTTTTTATATTATTGATACCTGACGATAATGAATCAAGAGAAGAAAATGCCCAGCACCCACCTCACTGTGACTCTAATCCTGCTACATACCAATCATGCCATGAAATTGCACAGGCCAGGCCCGAAGGAATGCCACACAGTGTGTAGCCCAGGACTTGGTACACAACAGAGGTGCATTCAGCAGTCCAACAGACATCTCAGAAAGCAGCTTTGGGGACCTCAGACTCAAAAGACAAGCAGCAAAGGCAGGTCAGTTGAAGGCAGATCAGGAGGCAGCTGTACTGCATCTTATCTGCTGGCACTCAGACCAGGGCCACAGAAAACCAGTTCACCAGCCcccagcctggggtggggccagCACTGGAGGCCCCTCCCAAGCAGCCCAGGCTTCCGTAGAAGTATTAgtcggctcagatggtaaagaatctgcctgcagtgcaggagatccagggtctatccctgggtcaggaagatgcctggagaagggaatgactgcccactccagtattttgtctggagaatcccatagacagaggagcctagcagactacagtccatgggtcacagagtcagacatgactgactgactcacTTTTTTGTAGAAGTGATGGTGGAACTGCTATTCAGGAAACCAAGGTAGAGAGCAGTAGAACCAGAAcaggggagaaaagggagggCAGCTGTGCCTAGGAGGGTACATGAATGTGCAAAGGACTGAATGGCCTCTTTACTTTGGTTGAGGTTACTGAAGGGGGCAGCCCCAGGGCTTGGCTGGGAGGGCAAATACCAAACTCTCAGAGaagtaaaaataactattttattgTACACAGACTATATTCAAACAAACCGCCTACTCATTAAACAGCAGGTTCTGGCTTTTCCCAGAGTCCCCAGAAGAATATAAATTGGAGTCTCTGGGAGACAGTATTTTCTCCAAAGTGAAATGTGAGAgagattgtatgtgtgtgtgtgcacacaggcacacacacacacgtgcattgTAACCTTTTGATTCCATGGGGTTTGGCtggcctcatctgtaaatggacaCCCCCTCCTTGCTTCTCTGGTCCAAGAGGAAGCCTCAACCTGGGGCAGGCATAAACCAGTCACTCAAcctccattttattcttttgcaaagAATCAGTGAAGGCTTGCCACTCTGCTGGGTAAAAACGCTTGTAGACGTTGATCTTATTCCGAATCTGTTTTGGGGTATCTTGATAGTAATTCTTCTCGTCCCGGGCCATAGCCTAAGGAAAGAAAAGGGCCACTTGAATGAAGAAGGCTGGACAGGCAAAGCTCAAATCCCTAGCCCTGCGCTGGACAAGGTACTACCCATCCCTGAGATTCAGATTCCTCGCGTCAAAAGTCATAGTGTATGTGGGAAAATGGGTACAAGTACCCTCAGAGACTAGGCAGGAGCTAAGACCAGCTGAGTAGCTCATTCttagtccatcaccaactgaacCCACCTGGGCACAGGGGTCTAGTGTAGCCAGATCTTTCCATTTTTaagagaagccaaaaaaaaaaaaggacttttaCTTGAGACCTCCCATAATTAAAATGGGAGTTAACTCCTGAAAAACAGTTAACTCTTGAACAGCACAGAtgtgaactgcatgggtccacttataaTGGGTGTTTTTCAGGTTTTCAGGACCATGTAGCTGAATCCCTAGATTTTGAGGAACTGCAGACTTGGAGGACCAACTGTAAATTACACACAGGTTAACTCtcaagttgttcaagggtcaccTGCAGTTCATTAAAAATACCATGTGAGcaaacaatatatatttatgagTGGGATACGCAccacaggctcctcagtctatccAATTATAAGCATTCTGTCAAAGGGATCCATTTCCTAGGGTATCTTTCCTCTTTGTTTCCACTCAATCTCAAGAAATAGGCACTAGCCAAACAGATCAGACCCCAAATGGTCCAGGGTACCTTCTCCCCAAGGGCCCAAGTGGTTCCTCCTGCCAGGCCTGAATCACTTACCTTATAGTTCTCCCCATGGTTCTCCACCATGTAGCGAACATAGTCAATGAGATCTCGTGACagtgtatttcctttcttttctggaaGGCTGGCTTCTGCCTCCAGGTCTGGGTTGAAAGAAGCCGAGAGACAGGGAATGAAGCTTTGCTTCCTGCATAAGTTGAGCTGCTCAGTCAATCCCAAGCCACAAGAGTTGCTACACTGGCCAAGTGATGaccttcccctcttcctctccaAATTCAGTGCTAGAAACTTCCTCATTTGCCCCTCAGGTCCCAGGCTCTGCCTATGGCACAAGCATCCATCAGCATGGCAATAAGTCACCTCTCTTTGGGTCTCAGATGGGTGAAAGGAAGGTACCAAACTAAAAATCTCTACTTAGTGCCAGGTACCAGGGACAGAGATGAAGATACATTGCTGTATCTTCAATGCAGGGCTCCAGTCCACAATGCAGGGCTCCATTCCAGCTCTAAAATTGTTTGAGAACCTCTTAAAAGTGTtaatatgtgaaatgaaaagGTGTGAATAAATGAGAACTCGAGCTGTAGGAACTAGGGCCCAAGGCACCTCACTGTTCCACGTGAGGGGAAAAACCAAACTCTGGAGTCAATATGGCCTCACTCCTAAAATagctgggcttctctgatggctcagtggtaaagaatctgcctgcaatgcaggagatacaggttcagtccctggatggggaagatcccctggagaaggaaatggcaacccactccagtattattgcctgggaaaaccTATCCATAGAGGActtggagagctacagtccaaggggtcagaagagttggacacgacttagcgactgaacacacacacaccactactGAGCTATGATGGTAAATTttgagggtttttattttttgcccacaattaactttctttttttaatggtaaattttgtgggattttttttaaccataattttaaattttttaattaaagaattaaaagtaAAACTTAAGATTAGCTTTCACTACACTAAGTACACATGATTTTGCATATACAATCCTGTGCAGTAACTCTTACAAGAATCACTAAAATAGACTACAGACGGGAATTCATGGAATTCTGTATCAAATGTCTGGtcagagggctttcctggtggctcagaggtaaagaattggcctgccaaggcaggagacacgggttctgggaagatctcacatgcagtgGAGCAcgaactattgagcctgtgctctagagcccagaagacTCTAGAGACTGTGCActtagagcctgcgctccacaacaagagaagccaccacaataagaagcctgcgCATGCTTGCCTTAACTAGAGAAAggcctgagcagcaatgaaggcacagccaaaaataaataaatgtctggtcattcaaatttttaaactttgcaGAATTTACTCTCTTGTTTTAATATTCAGTCTCTATAGCCTTAAAATACATAAAGTTGATTTATCATtggaaagattcagttcagtcactgagtcgtgtctggctctttgagaccccatggactacagcataccaggcttccttgtccatcgccaactcctggaacctactcaaactcatgtccatcgaatcggtgatgctatccaactatctcatcctcaaTGCAAAAATTATATGGTGgaatctctaaaaaaaaaaactgttcatcGTTAAACTCATGAGAAGCTGAATTCATGCCCGGGACTTAACGTTTTCTCCTTTATCCTCTCAGGCACTGGTTACGTTCTCCCTGAACATCTCTGGCCTCCCTTCACACACTGGAAGTTAGTCAGTAGACTGCAAATGTCTCGGCCAGGACACAGTTCTAACTGTGCCAGCTGAGCCCTGGACCAGCTCATTTCCtccctctgaacttcagtttctccatctgtacaaGGAGAACAGCTGAGGGTCCTTTCCAGCCTGTATAGGATGCTGACCTAGAGAAATTGTGGCCCACACCCACCATTAAGCACATAAGGCTTCCGCACAAGCTCCTTAGGCCTCTCCTCTACATCCACTTCCATGGCCTTTACCTGCAGAGAAGAGAGACCGTGAGAACAGTAGACAGAAGAAATATCTTGGATGAGGGGAAATCCTAAAGGCTCCTGCCCATCCCAACACAACTGCCTTATCCATAAAGGTCCCTCCACAAGGTCAGGCAAGAATAGATGACCAAAAGAACTAACGCCCTGGATGCTTTTTGGTTCCCAAGATGCTCAAGTAAGCAATTTATCTTTCTGCGTCTACCTATAAAATGGGCAGAACATTCCTTGCCTGCCTCACTTCACTGTGTGATTATCAAATGGAGCAATGCCCATGAAAGCACTTAACACTTCAATGAGGGAGAGAGGTCAGATGCCTTCTCTCATGCAAGGAGCAGGCTGACAGTGCTTGGCTATAGTTtcacatttattcaacaaacagtaGTTCCCTGTTCCTCTAGCATAAACAGATAATAAGAAATTTGCCTGAAGGCAACAGGACAAACCCAATCAGCAAGCCCATTCATTAACTATAGACCACTAGTCACATCCTAAGCACTACTGAGTGAGGCTTAGTACTGAATGGAACACAGAGGTCTTGTTCCCAAGCAGATTATGTTGGGGGAAAGAGGCACAaacaataaacagataaatatatcACATGACATGCCATCAAGTATTTACAAGTGCCAATTAATTAAAGTAGAAAAGAAGTTACTGAGCCAAACGGGGTGCTATTTTTGAAAGTGGTCCGGAAAACAAACTATTCCGGAGAAACTAGCCTAAGGGAAGCCTCGGACCAAGGACGATTGGATAACTGAGGAAAGGTGTGAGGAACAGTAAGGATTCCAAACTCCTTATTAGGAAAGTTAAGGGCAGGAAAAGATAAATTCTGGAAAACTGAGATGCCAAGGGATCCAAACAGTttaatttcaaaaggaaaaagtgaGTGTCGAAGGAAAACGGAAGCTCCAACCCAGGTCCAATGTGTGCTAGGGAGGCAGTATGAGGGAGATATTAAAGGTAATCTCAACGCAGTCAGGCTGGCCAAGTTGGCTGTGGGGAAGTCGCAAACCCAAGAAGGCCGTGAGGGAGGTAATAGACAGGATTAAGCCAGCTAAGGATGGTGTGGCGGCGGAGGGCAAGGCCGGGACCACGTCAGTACCTTTCTCTTAAGAAGGGGCACTGCCCTGTTGGGGTCCATAGCCAAACCCATCTCGGCCAGGTTCTGCCGCACCGATTTGGTCTGGTCCCAGGCATGTCGGATGTGTGAGCTACGGGGAAAAAAGAGGGTGATCGCGGGACTGTCATCTTGCTACCCGTCCTGGCCGAGGTCTCCTGCCTTCTAAACCCCGGTCTCCTCACCATTCGATCCGCGGCGCTGCCTTCCGTCGAGCATTCCGGTTCAGACGCTTCCGGTTAACATTATAACCGAACTTCTGCCTCCGAGTCTTTCCCTTGGCTTTGGGCATTGCACTGACCACAGCACCGGGTACTAACTAGACTCGGCTTCTCACTCCAACTACCGCGTGTAGCTACTCCTTCCGGGCAGTGGAGCACGTGATTTTGCAGGCTTTCGGGAAATGCAGTCTTCTTCTCAGCGACACAGGCTGGTTACTATAACTCCCAGAATGCCATGAGCGAACGCGCCTGCGTAAAACGTTCAGCAAAGCCCTTTTCCCTGCCCCCCTTTAATGACCTCATCAGGAGGCGGGGCTTAGCGTCCGAATTTTCGCCTACTGCTGTTGCTTAACATGGAGACTCCTGGCCGTGTCACTCCGGAGGCGCCCTTTGAACCATCGCAGCCCCCAGTCATTGAAGGCTTTAGCCCCAGTGTATACAGCACTTCGGAAGGCTTCAAGGAAAAGTTTATTCGCAAGACCCGCGAGAACCCATTGGTACCCATAGGTAAGCAAGTGGGAGCTGTAGGAACTGTAGACCAAGAGGGTAGTGATGCAGAGGGAATGAAATAGGGGAGGATCGGGACCCCAGCGGGGTGACCGGAGTGAGAAGGGGCCGGGCGGTGAGGGGTGAACGTGATTGGAGTAGGAGCTGGACTGGACTGGGGGCGCTGGGACGCGGCGGACTCTGACTCCGAGGACCCCTCCCTGCCCCGACCCTCCTtctgcccacccctcccacctcggCCCCAACCCACAGCGCGCTCTCCTCAGCTCCTGTTTAAGGATATCTTGACCCTGGAGAGGGAAGACGAAAGAGGGGAGGGGCCCTCTAGAGCCGGACCTGGCGCTTTCCACCTGCTTTGTCGCCTCTTCAGGCTGCCTGGGCACTGCGGCCGCCCTTACCTACGGCCTCTACTGCTTCCACCGGGGACAGAGCCAGCGCTCCCAGCTCATGATGCGTACCCGGATCGCTGCCCAGGGCTTCACGATCGTAGCCATCTTGGTGGGTCTGGCTGCATCCACTCTGAAATCTCGACCTTGAGCCGGTGGCCTCACCTTGAAAGCTTCACGGAGATGGTGTATACAGCGTTTCGGAACCACCGGTCCTACCACTGAAATAACTCCCTCATTTCTCCTAACAAGCCCTGTATCAGTGCGGGTGGAAGTGGCCAATTGTGTAAacgacagatttttttttcccccggaaTCTCAGGTTCGGTTCAGTTTGCGTGTTGCCTACTTGTTTGTGCTGCACCTTGGCCACTTCTATCTAATAAACTTTGATTCACTTGTAGTTTAGTGAATTCATTCCCAGTCCCACCGCCATGGTTTTTGGTCTTTGGTTTTAGGAGAAAACAGACTAAAGACTGCAGGGTCTTATCGAGTAGTCTACTGATTCTCAAACTTTCCTGACAACAGTCACCTCAAGGTATTTATTAAAAGTAGgcagtcttgagagtcccttggacagcagggagatcaagccagtcaattttaaaggaaatcaaccctgaatattcactggaaggactgatgctgaatcttcaatactttggccacctgatgcaaagagccaactcattggtaaagaccctgatgctgggaaagattgagggcaggaggagaagagggtgatagaggatgagatggttgaatggcatcactgattcgatagTCAAATTTgtgcaaactctaggagataatgaaagacaaggaaacctggcttGCTATATTCATGGGAtagcacagagtctgacatgacttagggactgaacaagcCAGTCTCTACAGTGATGTTATATGTGGGGCCAGGCTCGGGAGTGGGAACTGATCTTTCCAacaattttcaaacttttaactAGAAAACCTTCCTTCCTAtgaggcctgccaggcttctgccctccacttctcttcctgactcCAGTACCACCTCCTGAGAACACTCAAGGCTGATCTAGACCATCTCAGCCTGGTTCCTGATGCATGTTACagaacaggaaactgaggcttagagacaGCCTGATGTAACAGAAACAGCACACAGGGTAATCCCAAAGCTTGCCAATGATTTGTGGCAGTACCTAGTGTTTTATGGttaaggagaaaaggaggctggagatctgagcaaactcaagaAGAGAGGCACCTCATGAGTTTCTCACTCATGTAAAGTCTCAAACAGGTGTTCCTGAACTGCAGTCATCCCTAAAGTGTTGACTCGGATTCCGTTTCCTTCCATCCATGGCTCCATCAGTTTCAACACCAGCTGTATGACTAAGACCAGCAAAGCTTCTTGCCCCCCATCAAGGTCTTTCAGCTGTAAGAGAGATTCTAAGTGTAAAGCAGTACACTGTGGTGACCCTTGGTCTCCACACGGAACAGACATGAAGTGGTGAGGGCTATGGCACTTCTAGAGAGGATGGCTACTATTGTTAACTTGTTGCTGTTCCTCCCCCTCCaaaccccaccaaaaaaaaaggttAGTTCAAAGTCCTAACCCCAGTACTTCAGAAGGTGATCTTATTTGATAATAGGGTCTTTTCAGAGGTAATCAACTTAAAATGAGGTCAGTAGGGTggaccctaatccagtatgactggtgtgcTTATACAAAAGAGAAGTCTGGACACAAAAGTAGACATGTATAGAGAACAAGGGATGTGATGATAAACTCAGGATTGTAATAATGTATGTCCAAGCCAAGGAACACAGCTCCTTCCCTAGGGCCTTTAGAGGGATGGTGACACCATGGTTTCAGACTTAATgacctccagaacagtgagatgATAAATTCTGTTGTTCTAACCCAGACAGTGTGGTTATGGCAGTTCTGGGAAACTAATAAGCTTGGCAATTAAACACTTCAGATCACAATGGCTTGAATGTAACCTGTGCGCAACCTCTGTTGAAGGGAGAGAAGGTATAGTCACTGATTATTTCTCCCAAATCCTTATCTCACAGGCTTGTTCGATCAGAAAGGATTGAAGTTGCAAATGCATCCTGTAAGAGGTTGGTTGTCTCCTCCTGGAGCTGGAGGCAGCAGACATAGATGGGTTCCCTCACTTCCCGCTGGGAGCTCCTGGGTTACCAGGGAAACAGCCTTACCTCCTCTCTAGTCCATGA includes:
- the NOP16 gene encoding nucleolar protein 16, producing the protein MPKAKGKTRRQKFGYNVNRKRLNRNARRKAAPRIECSHIRHAWDQTKSVRQNLAEMGLAMDPNRAVPLLKRKVKAMEVDVEERPKELVRKPYVLNDLEAEASLPEKKGNTLSRDLIDYVRYMVENHGENYKAMARDEKNYYQDTPKQIRNKINVYKRFYPAEWQAFTDSLQKNKMEVE
- the HIGD2A gene encoding HIG1 domain family member 2A, mitochondrial; translated protein: METPGRVTPEAPFEPSQPPVIEGFSPSVYSTSEGFKEKFIRKTRENPLVPIGCLGTAAALTYGLYCFHRGQSQRSQLMMRTRIAAQGFTIVAILVGLAASTLKSRP